In Paenibacillus ihbetae, the following are encoded in one genomic region:
- a CDS encoding ArsR/SmtB family transcription factor yields the protein MDHVDHELVQAVKVYKALGEPTRLKIALMLVNESNQCVTAISEKLENVAGSTLSHHLKQLTDSGLIQSQKSGSFIHYSVNQEVAKKFAPYLLA from the coding sequence ACCATGTTGATCACGAACTGGTGCAAGCTGTTAAAGTATACAAGGCTCTAGGTGAACCTACACGATTAAAAATTGCATTAATGCTGGTAAATGAAAGCAATCAGTGTGTTACTGCGATTAGTGAAAAGCTTGAAAACGTGGCTGGCTCAACATTATCTCATCACCTTAAGCAACTGACGGATTCGGGCTTAATCCAGTCGCAAAAGAGCGGTTCATTTATTCACTACAGTGTTAATCAAGAAGTGGCAAAGAAATTTGCGCCATATTTACTGGCGTAA